In Rubrivirga marina, the following are encoded in one genomic region:
- the pdhA gene encoding pyruvate dehydrogenase (acetyl-transferring) E1 component subunit alpha, with amino-acid sequence MAGTPTKKKAPAKKAPARKRAASKANGKAAFTPDVPDVQVFRQSGHTHESLGLSPETVLDMYRNMLLQRRFEERAAQMYGRQKIAGFLHLYIGQEAVSTGAIWAIRDTDPIITAYRDHGLALARGMGANEGMAELFGKIDGCSRGKGGSMHFFDVSRHFYGGHGIVGGQIPVGVGMGFASKYKEDGGCSLTFFGDGAINQGAFHEAANLAALYDVPALIIVENNAYAMGTSVERSRGDAQLYKQGYPYGMKTAVIDGMDLFEVYGAFQQIADDARGETDGQTKPYFVEVQTYRYRGHSMSDPQKYRTKEEMEAKKNEDPIVRTRLYVLENDLATDEALDQIDEAVKADVMASVEFAENSPLPDVSTMYEDVFVGDVPHVK; translated from the coding sequence ATGGCCGGCACGCCCACGAAGAAGAAGGCCCCCGCGAAGAAGGCCCCCGCCCGGAAGCGGGCCGCCTCCAAAGCCAACGGCAAGGCCGCGTTCACGCCCGACGTCCCCGACGTCCAGGTCTTCCGCCAGTCGGGCCACACGCACGAGTCGCTGGGGCTGAGCCCCGAGACGGTCCTCGACATGTACCGCAACATGCTGCTGCAGCGCCGCTTCGAGGAGCGGGCCGCGCAGATGTACGGGCGGCAGAAGATCGCCGGCTTCCTCCACCTCTACATCGGGCAGGAGGCCGTGTCCACGGGCGCCATCTGGGCCATCCGCGACACGGACCCCATCATCACGGCGTACCGCGACCACGGGCTGGCGCTCGCGCGCGGCATGGGGGCCAACGAGGGCATGGCTGAGCTGTTCGGCAAAATCGACGGGTGCAGCCGCGGCAAAGGCGGCTCGATGCACTTCTTCGACGTCTCGCGCCACTTCTACGGCGGCCACGGCATCGTCGGCGGGCAGATCCCGGTGGGCGTCGGGATGGGCTTCGCCTCGAAGTACAAGGAGGACGGCGGATGCTCGCTCACGTTCTTCGGAGACGGCGCCATCAACCAGGGGGCGTTCCACGAAGCGGCCAACCTCGCGGCGCTCTACGACGTCCCGGCGCTCATCATCGTCGAGAACAACGCGTACGCGATGGGCACCTCCGTCGAGCGCTCGCGCGGCGACGCCCAGCTCTACAAGCAGGGCTACCCGTACGGCATGAAGACGGCCGTGATCGACGGGATGGACCTGTTCGAGGTCTATGGCGCCTTCCAGCAGATCGCCGACGACGCCCGGGGCGAGACGGACGGCCAGACGAAGCCGTACTTCGTCGAGGTCCAGACGTACCGGTACCGCGGCCACTCCATGTCCGACCCGCAGAAGTACCGGACGAAGGAGGAGATGGAGGCCAAGAAGAACGAGGACCCCATCGTCCGGACCCGGCTCTACGTCCTCGAGAACGACCTCGCGACCGACGAGGCGCTCGACCAGATCGACGAGGCCGTCAAGGCCGACGTGATGGCCTCCGTCGAGTTCGCCGAGAACAGCCCGCTCCCCGACGTCTCGACCATGTACGAGGACGTGTTCGTCGGCGACGTCCCGCACGTCAAGTAA
- a CDS encoding polyprenol monophosphomannose synthase, protein MPDVFLSPPAPGGAVVVVPTYNESGTVVAIVEAVLGLDGDFAILVVDDGSPDGTGDLVDGLRQQHPDRVGLLRRTGKLGLGTAYLDGFRHARDAGFAYFCEMDADFSHNPDDLPKLVQACRPPEAGGLGADVAIGSRYVDGLRVLNWPLSRLVLSVGAGVYTRAITRLPVRDVTAGFKCFRREVLEAIDFDRVKSNGYSFQIEMNYRAWKAGFRIVEVPIVFTERSEGESKMSSAIVREAMRKVWELRARALFGRL, encoded by the coding sequence GTGCCCGACGTCTTCCTCTCCCCTCCCGCGCCCGGCGGCGCCGTCGTCGTCGTCCCGACCTACAACGAGTCCGGGACGGTCGTCGCCATCGTCGAGGCCGTGCTCGGGCTCGACGGCGACTTCGCCATCCTCGTCGTCGACGACGGCTCGCCCGACGGGACCGGCGACCTCGTCGACGGGCTCCGCCAGCAGCACCCCGACCGCGTCGGGCTCCTCCGGCGCACCGGCAAGCTCGGCCTCGGGACGGCCTACCTCGACGGGTTCCGCCACGCGCGCGACGCCGGCTTCGCCTACTTCTGCGAGATGGACGCCGACTTCTCGCACAACCCGGACGACCTCCCGAAGCTCGTCCAGGCCTGCCGCCCCCCCGAGGCGGGCGGCCTCGGGGCCGACGTCGCCATCGGGAGCCGCTATGTCGACGGGCTCCGCGTGCTGAACTGGCCGCTCAGCCGGCTCGTGCTCAGCGTCGGCGCCGGCGTCTACACGCGAGCCATCACGCGGCTGCCGGTCCGCGACGTCACGGCGGGGTTCAAGTGCTTCCGCCGCGAGGTCCTGGAGGCCATCGACTTCGACCGCGTCAAGTCGAACGGCTACTCGTTCCAGATCGAGATGAACTACCGCGCGTGGAAGGCGGGCTTCCGGATCGTCGAGGTGCCGATCGTGTTTACGGAGCGGAGCGAGGGCGAGTCGAAGATGTCGAGCGCCATCGTCCGCGAGGCCATGCGGAAGGTGTGGGAGCTGCGGGCGCGCGCGCTGTTCGGGCGGCTGTGA
- a CDS encoding UDP-N-acetylmuramoyl-tripeptide--D-alanyl-D-alanine ligase, producing MPYSTDTRTLQPGDVYVAIRGETHDGHRFVPQAIEKGAAGVIVEEPIPVPDGVERTVVESSIDHLVSLASARVRKLGCDVVAITGSVGKTTARTAIVSVLEQAFTVKGSEGNKNTPLGLSLTLLNADLTPETVLVLEMGARLKGDIRELCEAFPPTVGVVTTVLGVHLETFGSLDGIEREKSEIVRALTEAGTAVLNGDNERTRRMADVTDGQVLLFGTSDGCDVTPADVTATLPILGDHAIYTAMAATAVGRALGMDADAITRGLEAMEPEKGRLRRLDGIEGSTLIDDTYNASPEATISALDVLAGLGGERTTAILGDMLELGAGEVEAHVRVLRAALDRADRVIAVGDIMRRAVGALDAAKADRVETAESSRAVAGAIRAGGPFDFGPDDVVLVKGSQGARMERVSEALLAPDLDPADVLPRQTEQWKAIE from the coding sequence ATGCCGTACTCGACCGACACCCGCACCCTCCAGCCCGGCGACGTCTACGTCGCGATCCGAGGCGAGACCCACGACGGCCACCGGTTCGTGCCGCAGGCGATCGAGAAGGGGGCGGCCGGCGTGATCGTTGAGGAGCCGATCCCCGTGCCCGACGGCGTCGAGCGGACGGTGGTGGAGAGCTCCATCGACCACCTCGTGTCGCTCGCCTCGGCGCGCGTGCGGAAGCTCGGGTGCGACGTGGTCGCGATCACCGGCTCGGTCGGCAAGACGACGGCGCGGACGGCGATCGTGTCCGTGCTGGAGCAGGCCTTCACGGTCAAAGGCTCGGAGGGCAACAAGAACACGCCGCTCGGCCTCTCGCTCACGCTCCTCAACGCCGACCTGACGCCCGAAACGGTCCTCGTGTTGGAGATGGGTGCCCGGCTGAAGGGGGACATCCGCGAGCTCTGCGAGGCGTTCCCGCCGACCGTCGGCGTCGTGACGACCGTGCTGGGTGTTCACCTCGAGACGTTCGGGAGCCTCGACGGGATCGAGCGCGAGAAGTCTGAGATCGTCCGCGCGCTCACCGAGGCGGGCACGGCCGTGCTCAACGGCGACAACGAGCGGACGCGGCGGATGGCCGACGTGACCGACGGGCAGGTGCTGTTGTTCGGCACCTCCGACGGCTGCGACGTGACGCCGGCCGACGTGACGGCCACGCTCCCGATCCTCGGCGACCACGCCATCTACACGGCGATGGCCGCCACGGCCGTCGGCCGCGCGCTCGGCATGGACGCCGACGCCATCACTCGAGGCTTGGAAGCGATGGAGCCCGAGAAGGGCCGCCTCCGTCGCCTCGACGGGATCGAGGGAAGCACACTCATCGACGACACCTACAACGCCTCGCCGGAGGCCACGATCTCGGCGCTCGACGTGCTGGCGGGCCTCGGCGGCGAGCGGACGACGGCGATCCTCGGTGACATGTTGGAGCTCGGCGCCGGCGAGGTCGAGGCGCACGTCCGCGTGCTCCGCGCGGCCCTCGACCGGGCCGATCGCGTCATCGCCGTCGGCGACATCATGCGCCGGGCCGTCGGGGCGCTCGACGCCGCCAAGGCGGACCGGGTCGAGACGGCCGAGTCGTCCCGCGCCGTGGCCGGTGCGATCCGGGCCGGCGGTCCGTTCGACTTCGGCCCGGACGACGTCGTGCTGGTGAAGGGCTCGCAGGGCGCCCGCATGGAGCGCGTCTCCGAAGCCCTGCTCGCCCCCGACCTCGACCCCGCCGACGTGCTCCCGAGGCAGACCGAGCAGTGGAAGGCGATCGAGTGA
- a CDS encoding D-alanine--D-alanine ligase family protein — protein sequence MPDLHVGLLYGGQSAEHDVSILSAKNVRAALGDRHRVTAIYITRDGRWLVGDSARLGADTEAGTAATFTPEGGASTVSASGLGALGLDVVFPVLHGHNGEDGTIQGFLHTLGIPFVGPDVLASAACMDKVVAKRILEAAGIPGTPYAVVHAHGERPSFETLTQRLTPPLFVKPANSGSSVGITRVTEAGALSEAFDVAFRYDKTVLVEQGVSGREIEVAVLGNERPEASVPGEIVLTSEYYDYDSKYEDPDASRMEVPADLHDDVAERIREVAVEAYAALGCEGLSRVDFFVTGGGDVLVNEINTIPGFTARSMYPVMWEQTGRPFPDVVDELIRLALARHERDRQRKTTR from the coding sequence ATGCCGGACCTCCACGTCGGCCTCCTCTACGGCGGCCAGTCGGCCGAGCACGACGTCTCGATCCTCTCCGCCAAGAACGTCCGCGCCGCGCTCGGCGACCGGCACCGCGTTACGGCGATCTACATCACGCGCGACGGCCGCTGGCTCGTCGGCGACTCGGCCCGCCTCGGGGCGGACACCGAGGCGGGAACGGCCGCGACGTTCACGCCGGAGGGCGGCGCCTCGACCGTCTCGGCGAGCGGCCTCGGCGCGCTCGGGCTCGACGTCGTGTTTCCCGTCCTCCACGGCCACAACGGCGAGGACGGCACGATCCAGGGGTTCCTGCATACGCTCGGGATTCCGTTCGTCGGGCCCGACGTGCTCGCCTCGGCGGCGTGCATGGACAAAGTCGTCGCCAAGCGGATCCTCGAGGCCGCAGGCATCCCCGGCACACCGTACGCCGTCGTCCACGCCCACGGCGAGCGGCCGTCGTTCGAGACGCTCACCCAGCGTTTGACGCCACCGCTGTTCGTGAAGCCGGCCAACTCGGGGTCGTCGGTCGGCATCACGCGGGTGACGGAGGCCGGCGCGCTGTCGGAGGCGTTCGACGTGGCGTTCCGCTACGACAAGACCGTGCTCGTGGAGCAGGGCGTCAGCGGGCGCGAGATCGAGGTCGCGGTCCTGGGCAACGAGCGGCCCGAGGCGTCGGTCCCGGGCGAGATCGTCCTGACGTCCGAGTACTACGACTACGACTCGAAGTACGAGGACCCCGACGCGAGCCGGATGGAGGTCCCCGCCGACCTGCACGACGACGTCGCCGAGCGGATCCGCGAGGTCGCCGTCGAGGCGTACGCCGCGCTCGGCTGCGAGGGCCTGTCGCGGGTCGACTTCTTCGTGACGGGCGGCGGCGACGTGCTCGTCAACGAGATCAACACGATCCCGGGGTTCACGGCGCGGAGCATGTACCCGGTGATGTGGGAGCAGACCGGCCGGCCGTTCCCGGACGTCGTCGACGAGCTGATCCGGCTGGCGCTCGCCCGCCACGAGCGCGACCGCCAGCGGAAGACGACGCGCTGA
- the icd gene encoding NADP-dependent isocitrate dehydrogenase, which translates to MTADGLHVPDRPIVPFIEGDGIGPDIWAAASRVLDAAVEKAYGDDRQIEWFEVFAGEKAHDQFGEWLPQDTLDAIDAHLVAIKGPLTTPVGGGIRSLNVALRQKLDLYACVRPVRYFTGVPSPVKEPEKVDMVIFRENTEDIYAGIEFENGTDAAETFKALLKEHFPDRFQNVRFPDTAGFGIKPVSKEGTERLVKAAMDYAIADGRDSVTLVHKGNIMKFTEGAFRDWGYELADREYGAQKLDGGPWRTFERDGRTITVKDVIADAFLQQILTRPDEYGVIATLNLNGDYVSDALAAEVGGIGIAPGANINYQTGKAIFEATHGTAPKYAGQDKVNPSSVILSGEMMLRYMGWTEAADKIIDAMETTIQQKRVTYDFHRQMEGATKLKCSEFGDALIENM; encoded by the coding sequence ATGACCGCCGACGGGCTCCACGTCCCCGACCGCCCCATCGTCCCGTTCATCGAGGGCGACGGGATCGGGCCCGACATCTGGGCCGCCGCCTCGCGCGTGCTCGACGCCGCCGTCGAGAAGGCCTACGGCGACGACCGCCAGATCGAGTGGTTTGAGGTCTTCGCCGGCGAGAAGGCGCACGACCAGTTCGGCGAGTGGCTCCCGCAGGACACGCTCGACGCCATCGACGCGCACCTCGTCGCGATCAAGGGCCCGCTCACGACGCCCGTCGGCGGCGGCATCCGGAGCCTCAACGTGGCGCTCCGCCAGAAGCTCGACCTCTACGCCTGCGTCCGCCCCGTCCGGTACTTCACCGGCGTCCCGTCGCCGGTCAAGGAGCCGGAGAAGGTCGACATGGTCATCTTCCGCGAGAACACGGAGGACATCTACGCCGGCATCGAGTTCGAGAACGGGACCGACGCCGCCGAGACGTTCAAGGCGCTTCTGAAGGAGCACTTCCCCGACCGGTTCCAGAACGTCCGCTTCCCCGACACGGCCGGCTTCGGCATCAAGCCCGTCTCCAAGGAGGGCACGGAGCGGCTCGTGAAGGCGGCCATGGACTACGCCATCGCCGACGGCCGCGACTCCGTCACGCTCGTCCACAAGGGGAACATCATGAAGTTCACCGAGGGCGCCTTCCGCGACTGGGGCTACGAGCTCGCCGACCGCGAGTACGGCGCCCAGAAGCTCGACGGCGGCCCGTGGCGGACGTTCGAGCGGGACGGCCGGACGATCACCGTCAAGGACGTCATCGCCGACGCGTTCCTCCAGCAGATCCTCACCCGGCCCGACGAGTACGGCGTGATCGCGACCCTGAACCTCAACGGCGACTACGTGAGCGACGCGCTCGCGGCCGAGGTCGGCGGGATCGGCATCGCGCCGGGCGCCAACATCAACTACCAGACGGGCAAGGCCATCTTCGAGGCCACCCACGGGACGGCGCCGAAGTACGCCGGCCAGGACAAGGTCAACCCGTCGTCGGTGATCCTCTCGGGCGAGATGATGCTCCGCTACATGGGCTGGACCGAGGCCGCCGACAAGATCATCGACGCCATGGAGACGACGATCCAGCAGAAGCGCGTGACGTACGACTTCCACCGCCAGATGGAGGGCGCTACGAAGCTCAAGTGCTCGGAGTTCGGCGATGCCCTGATCGAAAACATGTAG
- a CDS encoding outer membrane beta-barrel protein: MLRLTLALLLAAPFATSQTTSSLHIGGVDFDLSGVGQATVIDARVGHALNRYVAVEGGLGYSDTPQQFGDVRYVLPSAEVQLGVPVGPVRPFVGLGLGVFVPLEEAGERTIQRGETTLTVDVYPSTYTAATVALGADVAVVGPWIARATGRLRATGDDPFEFSGTFAELTGGVGYRF; the protein is encoded by the coding sequence ATGCTTCGCCTCACCCTCGCCCTCCTTCTGGCCGCCCCCTTCGCCACGTCCCAGACGACCTCGTCGCTCCACATCGGCGGCGTCGACTTCGACCTCTCGGGGGTCGGTCAGGCGACCGTCATCGACGCTCGGGTCGGGCACGCGCTGAATCGGTATGTCGCCGTGGAGGGCGGCCTCGGCTACTCGGACACGCCCCAGCAGTTCGGCGATGTCCGGTACGTCCTCCCGAGCGCCGAAGTCCAGCTCGGCGTGCCCGTCGGACCCGTCCGCCCATTCGTCGGGTTGGGGCTCGGCGTGTTCGTCCCGCTTGAAGAGGCTGGGGAGCGGACGATCCAACGCGGCGAGACGACCCTCACTGTAGACGTCTATCCCTCGACCTACACGGCAGCGACGGTCGCGCTCGGGGCCGACGTCGCCGTCGTGGGCCCCTGGATCGCGCGGGCAACCGGCCGGCTACGGGCCACCGGCGACGACCCGTTCGAATTTTCGGGGACGTTCGCCGAGCTGACTGGGGGCGTCGGGTATCGATTCTAG
- a CDS encoding DinB family protein: MSDLRPDTLAAFDTLRQTRQSLVAIVDALPDAARTTIPDGFNNHVLWNAGHLAATEQGLIYGLSGLPVDLPDGFVSSFRKGTSPRDWDRDWTWAEVRDLLLSLPDRTEADYRAGRFETYREYRTTPGVVLTSVDDAVLFNLYHEGIHLGAILGLRKLVG; encoded by the coding sequence ATGAGCGACCTCCGCCCCGACACGCTCGCCGCGTTCGACACACTCCGCCAGACCCGCCAGTCGCTCGTCGCCATCGTCGACGCGCTCCCCGATGCCGCACGGACCACGATCCCGGACGGGTTCAACAACCACGTCCTGTGGAACGCCGGTCACCTCGCGGCCACCGAGCAGGGCCTGATCTACGGCCTCTCCGGCCTGCCCGTCGACCTGCCGGACGGGTTCGTCTCGAGCTTCCGGAAGGGCACGTCACCGCGCGACTGGGACCGCGACTGGACCTGGGCCGAGGTCCGCGACCTTCTCTTGTCGCTCCCCGACCGGACCGAGGCCGACTACCGCGCCGGCCGGTTCGAGACCTACCGCGAGTACCGGACGACGCCCGGCGTCGTGCTGACGTCGGTCGACGACGCCGTCCTGTTCAACCTGTACCACGAGGGGATTCACCTCGGCGCGATCCTGGGGCTGCGGAAGCTGGTCGGCTAG
- a CDS encoding GNAT family N-acetyltransferase, whose amino-acid sequence MTDPDALTLRDTLDGLTPARIATLYRRAPLLRKTDNPERLWKAFEASSLVLTLWESDRVVGLARVLTDGVQTAYLCDLAVEPDVQGAGVGKRMVDEILGRLPGVELVLRDSNLSAGFYERLGFESVDNAWVRTA is encoded by the coding sequence ATGACCGACCCCGACGCGCTCACCCTCCGCGACACGCTCGACGGCCTCACGCCCGCGCGGATCGCCACGCTCTACCGCCGCGCCCCGCTCCTCCGCAAGACCGACAACCCCGAGCGGCTGTGGAAGGCGTTCGAGGCGTCGTCGCTGGTTCTCACGTTGTGGGAGAGCGACCGCGTCGTGGGCCTCGCGCGCGTGCTGACCGACGGCGTCCAGACGGCCTACCTCTGCGACCTCGCCGTCGAGCCCGACGTCCAGGGCGCGGGCGTCGGCAAGCGGATGGTCGACGAGATCCTGGGCCGGCTGCCCGGCGTCGAACTCGTCCTCCGCGACTCGAACCTCTCGGCCGGCTTCTACGAGCGGCTCGGGTTCGAGTCCGTCGACAACGCCTGGGTGCGGACGGCATGA